The Acidithiobacillus thiooxidans ATCC 19377 DNA window AACACAACATCTGGAATACGGTGGCCCTGGTAATGTTCATTCCCTTGTTTGTCATCACGATCGGACTGACCTGGTGGATGTTCTCACAGTTATACCTGCGCACTATGCCGATGATTCCGGGTATGCCAGGCATGCACTGAAGGGTGACTATATGGGTGAGAAAATCATGAGACAAGCTGCTGAGTTAGGTGGGGCGGGCGGGGAGGGGCAGCTTCCCCACGCCATAGAAGGGGAGATGACGCCGGCGGTGCGCCTGATTGGCCGGATCATCACGGCTGGTCTGCTGCTGGCAGTGGCGGCAGGCCTGTGGCAGGGCTTCAGCAGTCACGGACTGCTGGATGGCCTGGTCAACGGCCTCAAGGCCAGCGAAGTCGGCTTTGCCATGGTCCTGATCCTGCTCGGCAGCATCGTCGAAGGCTTCGGTTATGGCCTGTCTCTGGGGACCAAGTGGCCCTACACCCGCAATATTGTTGTGCTGATGGTCCGGGGTGACCCGGAAGCCGCCCATCGGGTCGTCGCCACCCTGGTCGGACTGGTTGCCCTGGCACTGGTCATTCTCGCCCCCACGGTCACCACCATCAGTGGTCTGATTCTGATTGTCGTGACCGCCCTGTTTGGCATGGGCACCCTCTACGTGCTCGCCGGTCGGGCCCCGGCTTTTGTGCATGGCACCCATGGCCTGCTGGCTTATGGCGTGTTCCTGGTTTACCTCACCGGGCTGGCCTACCCCGGTCTCAATTTCTGGACTTATCTCGGTGCCATGGGCGCGCTCCATGCCCTGCTGCTCGCGGTCTTTCTGGGGGGCATGACCACCGGACAACGCGGCTTCGGCACCGCGATCGGCGCCTTCGTACAACCCCGGAAAGCCTCGCAGTGGACCATTGCCGCCCACATCACGGCGGGCCTCATTCTGGTCGCCACTCTGGGCTACATGATGCCCGCCTACCCGATTGCCTTCTATCTGGCTGTCGGGCAGTTCGCGGTTGGATTTTTACTTTTTCACGCCGTCAGCCTCAAACCCAAAGACCCCGGCATCATGGTCGCCTTTCACCAGAGCATGGTACTGCTCATGGCCCTGGCCATTGTCCTGGTCTGGCGCTGAGACACGGCTACAGGAACCCCCATGAAAAGTCACGTGATCACCGCTACCCCCAGCGACCCCGACGGCCTTCTGTCGGCCGCAGGAACAGAAGCCGCCCGCCACCAGAATTTTCGCCCCGGCCTCTTTCTCCATGACCTCTGGGTCCTGGCCAAAGCCCGGGTCGTCTCCCTGCTGGTCTTCACCGCCGCCGTCGGCGAAATACTCGCCCCCAACGCCCTGATCCACTGGCAGTCCGCTCTCGCCGGACTGTTCGGCATTGCCCTGGCCGGTGGTGCGGGCGGCGTGCTCAACCAGATCGTCGAACCGGACCTCGACCAGCACATGCGCCGCACCCTGCACCGGCCGCTGGCCGAAGGCCGCATCAGCCGTCGGGGCGCCATCGTCTACGCCGCTCTGCTCATGACCGCCGCCATTGCCATTCTCGCCTGGGGCACCAACCCCCTGACCCTGATTCTGACCCTGGCCGGCACCGTCGGCTACGGCGTGGTCTACACCCTCTACCTCAAACCCAGCACCCCCTGGAACATTGTCTGGGGTGGACTGGCGGGTGCCTTGCCCCCCCTGATTGGCTGGACCGCCATCACCGGCAGCATCGCCGCCCTCCCGGTGGTTCTGGTCCTGCTGGTGTTTGTCTGGACCCCCGCGCACTTCTGGCCCCTGGCCATCAACTGCCGGCGCGACTACGCCAAAGCCTGCATACCCATGCTGCCCTGCACCCACGGCATCGACCGGACCCGCAAGGAAGTCCTGAACTACGCCATCCTCACCTGGGTGGTCAGCATGATCCCGGCGTTTCTGACCGGAGACTGGATTTATGGTGGCATTGCCTGGCTCTCGGGCGCCTGGTTTGTGGGCATGGCCTTACGCCTGAAAGCCCTGCCCGAAGGCCAGGAAATGGATCAATACGCCCGCAGCATGTTCGCTTATTCCATCTCTTATCTGTTTTTGCTTTATACCGCACTCATTCTGGGCAAATTGCTTTTAGGATAAAAGAGGATTGGCAAATGATGTTCAGCAAAAGCAGTGAATGCGCCTTGCGGGCCATGATTTATATTGCCGCCCGAAAGCCGGGTACGCCGGTATTAAGTCGCGACGTAGCTGAATATCTGGGAATGCCAATTCAGTGCATAACCAAAATCATGCGTGGATTAGCCAAGCGGGGATTGCTGGAATCTTTGAAAGGGCGTGGTGGCGGTTTTGTACTTACGCGCAATGCGGACAGTTTGAATATTCTGGATGTTGTGGAAGCAGTGGAAGGGCGTCTGACCCCGCATTGTCTGTTGGGTTTGAAGGTGTGTGCCGATGAAACTGCCTGCCCGGTTCATTGTCAGTGGGCGCAACTGCGCGGGCAGGAAATGGAAGTGCTGCGTCAACAAAGCATTGGTGCCATGGCACAGATGTTGTTTGCTAGCCCGGGGAATTTGGCATAGGTCCCTATGCGTTCATTGGGAGGTTGTGCACATATCGGGACCAAGATTAGCTGGTTCTGTGCCATCTGGACCAGTCTGGTCCTGGACCAAGAATCAGCGGCGAATGGATGGGGTGCTGCGGGGTGCTACAGAGAAACATCTGCCGTATGTCTTTACCATAAATACACAATCAACTTTTTGTTCTATTTGATAAAATAATTAAAAAAATGGCGCCATCAGGGATTTTTGTGGGTCTCAATGGGTGCATTTCAAGGTTTGGCATACAGTTTGCTATAGACTAATCAGTTTAGATTTGGCGGCTCCCATGATGAGCTTGATCAGATTGCTGATGTGAAAAATCAACAGTACGTGATGTTTTTGTCGTGAACAATTGGAAAGGGGTCGCCCGGAATGAAATTTCGAGGATTGGTAGCACTGAGTGTGAGTGTTTGTGCAAGTTTATTCGTCACTGCGGTAGCAAGCCCGGTGTATATCGAGAAAGTCGATATGCCCATGAAAGCGGCCATGTCAGAAGTCAAAAACGTTTTGCATGATGGTGGTTATAAAATTGTGCTTCATCTCAATATTTTGAAGCTGATTCAATCCCAGCAGAAGCAACTGAAAATACCCAATTTTAATCGGCATAAATTTACCGATGTACAAGCTTTGGTATTTTGTAATCCCTATGACTTCAGTAAGTTGCTGAATGCCGATTGGCCTGCTGCCGCAGGTTGTCCATTGACTTTGGATGTGTTTTCAAAAGGACAAAACAGTTACATCGTTTACGGATTACGGGCTGACTTTGCGAATACGCCGGCTTCCAAAAAAATCACACAATCTTTTGATAGTGCCGTGATTAAAGTGCTGCAGGGTATTCCCATGTCTCGGCAGATTACCAAAATCCCTGACTTTTCAGGGAAATAATTTGTAAGTTCACGTTTGGCTAGAAGGAGAGATCAATGGAACAGATGAAAAGACGGAAATTTTTGGGAATGTCAGCAGTGGGTATGGCGGCAGTAGCCGGTTCCGGGGTGTTGATGCCAGCCATTGCCAATGCCGCCAATGTGGCAGGTTGGCCTGCAGCGGAATTTGATGCCAAAAAGCTGGATGAGGCGATGAAGGACAGTATTGATACAACCTCGGTAAAAACTTCGGCGAAAGTCCGCCTGACCGCACCAACCATAGCGGAGAATGGCGCGGCAGTTCCGGTAACCGTGGATGTAGATCATCCCATGACCGCCGATGATTATATCGAATCTGTATATTTGTATGTGGATCATAATCCTACGCCATTGGCCAGTGCCTTTCATTTTACGCCGGATAGTGGTCATGCCTATTTTCAGGAACGCATCAAGATGGCGAAAACCGATATGGTCAGAGCTGTCGCCAGGACCAATAAGGGCGTGATGATGTCTTCCAAGCCCCAGGAAATCAAAGTAACCATCGGCGGTTGTGGCGGATAAATATCAGAGAATTCCAAGCATCAAAATTGATTAAGGAGAAATTATTATGGCAGCAATTGGTAATCCAATGATCCGGATGGCTTCACACGCCAAAAAAGGACAAATTGTTGAAGTACGTTCGTTGATCATGAATCCGATGACTACGGGGCTGAGCAAAAATAAAGCGGGCAAGTTGATTCCTGCGCATTTTATTCAGACAGTCACCGTGACTTTTAACAACAAGCCACTCTGTAATGTAGATTGGAGTACAGCGATCAGCGCCAATCCCTATCTGGCTTTTAAAATGCGCGCCGTTGAAAGCGGTACGCTGGAAATGACCTGGAAAGACAATACGAATGGTATCTGGTCAAGTAAGGCATCCATCACTGTTGCCTGAATGAACCAGCGTTTTCACAAAAGATAACCCGCGAGGTGAGTATGAATCTGTCACGTAGAGATTTCATGGCGATGATGGGTATTGCTGGAGCAACAGGATTTTTATCGCCATCTGCCATTGCTTCTTCCTGGGGTTCAGGTAAGGACCCCTATGAAATACCCGAATACGGTAATGTCACGTTACTCCATATTACGGATACCCATGCACAGTTGCTGCCCGTTTGGTGGCGTGAGCCGGGCACCAACATTGGCACGCGTGAACAAAAGGAATGGGGTGTCACACCGCATATGGTGGGTGATAAGAAGCTCGAATATTACGGGATCAAAGCCGGGACTCCGGAAGGTTATGCTTTATCCTGCATGGATTTTGATACTCTGGCGCATAAATATGGAAAAATCGGCGGTTATGCGCACATTGCCACCCTGGTCAAACGGTATCGGGAGCAGGTGGGCAAAAAAGCCATTCTGCTGGATGGCGGCGATGCCTGGCAAGGATCTGCAACCAGTCTTTGGACCAAAGCCGAAGATATGGTGGGCGCCCAGAACCTGCTTAAAGAAGACTACTTTGTCGGCCATTGGGAGTTTACCTATGGTGCAGACCGGGTTGAGTATCTGCTCAAGCATAAGCTCAAGGCGAAATTTCTTTCCCAGAATGTGTTTACGATTCCATGGGATGAACCTGTGTTCGACCCCTACGACATTCGCGAAGTGAGCGGACGGAAAGTGGCTATTATTGGCCAATCATTCCCTTTTACACCTATTGCCAACCCCGCTTATTTTGTTCCTAAATGGTCTTTTGGCATTCATCCCGGACACATGCAGAAAATGGTGGATGAATGTCGGCAAAAGCATAAAGCCGATATTGTTGTAGTACTTTCCCACAATGGCGCAGATGTCGATAAAAAAATGGCATCTCAGGTCAATGGTATTGATATTATTCTTGGTGGGCATACCCATGAAATCATGGGACCACGTCCGGTGAAAATCAATAATACCTTGATTATTAATACCAGTACCAATGGTAAGTTCCTCGCCCGCTTTGATCTGGATGTGGGTAAAGGCAAACTCAATGGCTGGCGTTTCAATTATCTTCCCATCATTTCCAACATGATTCCCGAAGACCAGGAAATGGCTGATTATATTACCAAAGTACGTGCACCCTATGCCAAGAAACTGGCTGAGCCTTTGGCCGTTACCGAGAGTCTCCTGTATCGCCGGGATAATTTCAATGGAACTTTTGATCAGATTCTCTGTGACGCGTTGCGTGAAGAAATGGATTGTGAAGCGGCGTTTTCTCCGGGATTCCGCTGGGGTTATTGCAAACTCCCGGGGGAGACCATCACCATGGAAGATGTCATGGGGCAGACGGCCATCACCTATCCTCAGGTGACTGTCACTGAATACACCGGCGCCGAGCTGAAAAATGTGATGGAGCAGGTGGCCGATAACTTGTTTAATCCCAATCCCTATTATATTCAGGGTGGGGATATGATTCGGGTGGGTAATATCCAATACACCATGAACCCCGGTGAAACCATCGACAAGCGTATTACCGATTTGCGGGTAGGTGGCAAAATGGTTCAGGCCAACAAGCGCTATAAAGTGGCTGGTTGGGGCGCCATGCAAAAGGTGGAAGGGACGCCGGTCTGGGAAATTTTCGCCAAATGGTTGCGGTCTAAAAAGACCGTGTCGGCCAACCCGCGTGACTTACCGGTGCTCACTAAAAACATGGCCGGTAATCCAGGAATTGCATTTCCCAAAGAATACGATCTCTAAAAGATTTTATGAGTTTGGGTTTGATTGGGAGTCGAGCCGATTATGCGTAGCTTAGCAGATCTCAGTATGGCTGAAAAAATCATGCATACGGGTTTCATTTTTCTGGTTGGTTTGGGTCTCCTAGTTGCGGAGGCCTACACCTATGTCACCCATGCAGGACTGGATGGTAAGCCGGGTATATCTGTTCAGGATGTAGCTATGTCTTACTATGGAAATCGCAAGTCCAGCAAGTTGCAGGAAATGTTACCAGCCATGATGCCCATGGCGCATGTGCCCGTCAGTGAGCGGCCTAAAATGGTGCAGGCCGTCAACCATTGGATTGCCAATGGCGAAACCCGCAATGATTATGAACAGGAGGTAAAGCCATTAATTAATGGCTCCTGTTTGAAATGTCACACCATGGGTATGCCAAATATTGGTACATACAAACTGCTTAAAGCTAAGGCTCATGTGGATATGGGGATGCCTTATTCAGAGATGTTGATGATGGGTATGATCCATTTGACCACATTGGGTGTCATTTTCTGGATTGCGGGCTGGATATTCAGTAAGGCACGTTTTCCGCGTGTTCCTAAATATTTGATGATTGGCGTACCGTTTTTCGCCTTTTTCCTGGATTTTGCAGGTTGGTTCCTGACCAAGCAGGATCCTAATTGGGTCTGGTTGGTATTAATTGGAGGGATACTGTCCTGTCCACTGGTATTGGTTGGTATGGCCATCAGTTTATATCAGATCTGGTTATTTCCCCGCCAGGAGGAAGTGCCACCCTTGTGAGAGAAAATTTATGCTAGAAACCCAAGCCAGCGTTTTTACCGAGCCCTTGAGCTTCCGGATTATCTTTCGGGTTCTGGGCTCCATGCGCCTGGCGGTCCATTTACTGCTATTTGTCGCCATAGCCTCAATCATTGGCACTATTCTGCCGCAGCAGGAAGTGTATACAGATTACCTGCATCAATTCGGTACCTTCTGGTTTAACGTATTTGGCAATCTCGATTTGTATGATGTTTATCGCTGTGGATGGTACATGGGGATTGTCGCCTTTTTGATTGTATCGACGACAGTTTGCGTATTTCGTAATGCACCTTCCATGCTACGGGAAATGCGTCATGTTAAATCCAACCCATCAGAAAGTTTTTTACAAAGTAGGCCGGAGCAGTTCGAATCTTTTTCATCAAAATCAGATATAGAGTCTACTCAATCGGCAACAGCCACCCTGGACGATTTTGGTTATCAAGCCCGGGTGCTCAAGACCTCCACCGGAGACTCGGTCATTTTTGCTCAAAAGGGGAGATTTTATCGGACCGGATATTTGTTAACCCATGTGGGAATTATTTTGTTTTGTGCGGGTGCGTTATATAACGCCAATCTTCCCCTGAAATGGTCCGAATGGACAGGTACCGTACATCCTGAAAAGAATTTTGATCTTCCCCTCTCAAAAATTCCGCAGTCCAGTTGGCTATCGTCCACAAGCTCGGCATTTCGCGGCATTATCACCATCCCGGTTGGACAAACCGTCAACGCCATGTTTGAGCTGGTAGGTGATGGTTTTTTGGTTCAGCATCTTCCATTTATGTTGCGACTGGATGCTTTCAAGGTCACGCATTATTCCAACGGTCTCGCCAAGGATTTTGTCTCGACGATTTCTCTTTACCATCACGATGGGAAAAAGTTCAAAACCGGTATTGTCCGCGTCAATCATCCCATGTCGGTGGATGGTGTGCAGATTTATCAGTCCAGTTATTCCGACAGTGCTTCAAAATTAAACCTGCACAATTACCTGTTGTCTGCACCAGCGTTGCCACCGGCTGCTATTTCCACCAGTGTTGGCGAGCATCTGAAAACCTTTGGTTCACAATATGCAATTTCCATCACTGATTTCAAAACCCAGAATGTCATACCCCGTAAAGCTGTAGGTCTTTCTCCAGGACCGGATCATGGAATGATCAATATGGGGCCGACCGTGAGTTATCTGGTGAATAATGATCGTGATCATACCCGGATTATTCTTAAATCCTACATGAAAGCTTTTTCCCGGCATGGTGAAGCCTATCGATTGATTGGGTTTAGAGAGAACGGATCGAGTGCTTATCACTATCTGACAATTCCACAGGGGCCAAAAGATGGTATCCACTTGTTTATGAGGTATCTCGGGGACCTGGAGCAAGCTGCCAGAAATGGTGAAAATGCTTCAAAAACAGTTTTTATCAGTAATCTGAAAAAGGCCGAAGCACAAACTCAGGTTTACTTAACGCCGCATGAGAGAGACGATTTTTTACAGTCCAGCCTGAAAGCCATGCAGGAGTTGCGCGCCTATCCATTACCATTCCTGACTGTATTTCATGATTATGATTTGCATTGGTCTGCAGGCCTGGAAATAACCCGTTACCCTGGCATGAAAGTTATTTATGTGGCCTGTTTCGCCCTGGTCTTTGGAATATTCATTTTATTTTATGTTCCACGTCGGCGTATCTGGATTCAGATGAGTGAGGATGATGATAAAGGGCGTCGGTTCAAGCTGTTTGGGGATAGTTCAAGAAATGAAGAAGATTTTCATCGAGACATGGAGGAACTGAATGATAAATTACAGGAGAGACTATGAAGGGACACCTTTTTAACGAGTGTTGGGAATTTTAACAGGAGGTCGTTATGAAAACATCAAAATTAGTTGTCATAGCCGCAATAACATGCGCTGCTGGTTTTATAGGATTTGAAACTACCGCTGTGGCAGCACCCATGACTAATGCGCAAAATATTGCAGCCGGAAAGTCCATTGCATTTAACCGCACGCAGGGCAATTGTTTGGCCTGCCATGTGTTGCCTGGCGGTAAAATGGCGGGTGATGTAGGTCCCGATCTGGCGGTTCTGCCCCTTAAAGCCATATTTAAAACAAAAGAAAAGCTTGTAGATTTTTTGTATGACCCGGAAAAAGTGATCCCGCACATCAATATGCCCCAGTTTGGTAAAAACAAGGTGCTGACGCACCACCAGATGGAGTTGGTAGCCGATTACCTATGGTCATTAAAGGGCTAAGGTCGTTATCCCAAAAAGGAGTGCAATCATGAAAAAATTATTGATAGTTGCTGCCGCGATCAGCCTGGTAGGCATCTCAGGGAGTGCAGAAGCGATCGACTGGTGGAACCTGGGTAATACCAAAGTGGGTCCTGAACAAACCCTCAAGGATTTTCACCAGTATTTTAAGGAACAGTTTCCGAAAATGTCCTTACAGAAATACGCGCTCGGCAGTTATGCTTTCAGCCCGGAAATGTATCAACAATATCAGCAGGCCATCCAGTTTAATCCGGGAGATCTGACGCTCAGTCAGGGTAAGGCCGCCTGGCAGAAAAAATTTCCAGACGGGAAAACCTATGCGTCCTGCTTTAAGGATGGTGGCAAAGGTGTGGCCGCCAGTTATCCGTATTTTAACAACAAAACCGGTCAGGTGGTCACGACTCAGATGCGTTTGAATAGTTGTCGGGTTGAAAATCATCTTCAACCTCTCAAGTATGGGAGCGGCTCCATGATTGCTTTGGATACCTACTTTACTTCGCTGTCCAACGGTATGCCGGTGGATATCAAAGTACAGGGGCAAGGCGCCGTTAAAGCCTTTGAAGAAGGGAAGGCCAATTACTTCATGAAACGCGGACAACTCAACTTCAGTTGCGCGACCTGTCATGTGGCTTATGCTGGTAAGTATCTGAGAGCCCAGATTATTTCTCCATTGTTGGGCCAAAGTGCGCATTATCCGACTTATCGGGCCGCTTGGGGAGCAGTCAATACCTTTGAAAAACGTTTCCAGGGCTGTGACAAAAAAGTGGGTGCGATGCCGCAAAAACTGGAAAGCGTCAATTATCGCAATCTGGAATATTTTATGTCCTACATCAGTAATGGCATCAAAATCAATGTGCCTGGTTACCGCCCTTGATAACTCATTTAATGTGAATGGATGCTGAACGATCAGGTTAATCTGTCAGCATCTGCAGGAGTATATATATGTCTACCGAAAGCTCTGAAATCCGACACCTACTGACCTTTGGTGGTATGCGTGCTGAAGGGCGTCTTGCCGCTCAGTTATGGGCAGCTTTTCTGACCATCGGTGCTTTTTTGGTCTGGTATTTGTTTCGGGCCGATTTTTGGATGTGGCAGTTTATTGTTTTGGGTCTGTGGTATGTGGGCCTGATGTGGTTTGGAATCCGCTGGCCGGCCTTCAGAATCCTGTTTTTGACCGTTATAGGGATTGCGGCGATTGGTGTGGCGCTTTATCAGTCAGGATACACGGCCGCAAATAATGTGCTGCTGTATTATGTGCTCCAAAGTAACGCCATGTTTTACTGGATGAGTGGGGCGATACTGATCAGCGCCATAGGATATTATCGTTATTTATTCAGCGGTAATCAATCGGCTGGGGACTGGGGGCATCGTTTTGCCTGGATTACTGTAGCTCTGGGTTTTGCAGGCCTCGCCATTCGTTGGCAGCAAACTTACATCGGTCATCCGTCCTGGGGACATATTCCGGTAACGAATATGTACGATGCCATGGTTCTCTTGTGCACGACTACGGTACTTTTTTACCTGTATTACGAAGGCCAAGGCAAAAATCGGGGTCTAGGCGCTTTTGCCATGCCGATGATTCTTGTTGCCGATATTTTTCTGGTCTGGGTGGGTGTCGCCTATCATCAGAATCAGATTCAGCCCGTCATTCCTGCTTTGCAGAGCTTCTGGATAAAACTGCATGTTCCCTGTGAATTTGTTGCCTATGCCAATTTTTATCTCGCTGCCATGGTCGGGGTTGCTTATTTGTTGAGAGAGCGGGCAGAACGTACCGGAAGTGCTTTGGTGCGTCGTCTTCCGGACTTGAACAAGCTGGAACGCATTATGGGTTCTATGGTGATGTTCGGATTTCTCTTTTTCACGGCAGGTACTATTCTCGGCGCAGTGTGGGCCGCCAAAGCCTGGGGCGGTTTTTGGTCCTGGGATCCCAAGGAAACCTGGGCTTTGATTGTCTGGTTGAATTATGCGGCTTATTTGCATATGCGCAGCAACAAGTCCTTCGGGCAACATAACAAGGGACGCAAACTGGCTTGGTGGGCGGCTATCAGTCTGGTCACGGTGACGTTCTGCTTTATTGGGGTTGATCTTTTTCTGGGCGGG harbors:
- a CDS encoding cytochrome C oxidase assembly protein is translated as MRQAAELGGAGGEGQLPHAIEGEMTPAVRLIGRIITAGLLLAVAAGLWQGFSSHGLLDGLVNGLKASEVGFAMVLILLGSIVEGFGYGLSLGTKWPYTRNIVVLMVRGDPEAAHRVVATLVGLVALALVILAPTVTTISGLILIVVTALFGMGTLYVLAGRAPAFVHGTHGLLAYGVFLVYLTGLAYPGLNFWTYLGAMGALHALLLAVFLGGMTTGQRGFGTAIGAFVQPRKASQWTIAAHITAGLILVATLGYMMPAYPIAFYLAVGQFAVGFLLFHAVSLKPKDPGIMVAFHQSMVLLMALAIVLVWR
- a CDS encoding heme o synthase, which encodes MKSHVITATPSDPDGLLSAAGTEAARHQNFRPGLFLHDLWVLAKARVVSLLVFTAAVGEILAPNALIHWQSALAGLFGIALAGGAGGVLNQIVEPDLDQHMRRTLHRPLAEGRISRRGAIVYAALLMTAAIAILAWGTNPLTLILTLAGTVGYGVVYTLYLKPSTPWNIVWGGLAGALPPLIGWTAITGSIAALPVVLVLLVFVWTPAHFWPLAINCRRDYAKACIPMLPCTHGIDRTRKEVLNYAILTWVVSMIPAFLTGDWIYGGIAWLSGAWFVGMALRLKALPEGQEMDQYARSMFAYSISYLFLLYTALILGKLLLG
- a CDS encoding RrF2 family transcriptional regulator — translated: MMFSKSSECALRAMIYIAARKPGTPVLSRDVAEYLGMPIQCITKIMRGLAKRGLLESLKGRGGGFVLTRNADSLNILDVVEAVEGRLTPHCLLGLKVCADETACPVHCQWAQLRGQEMEVLRQQSIGAMAQMLFASPGNLA
- a CDS encoding DUF302 domain-containing protein, which codes for MKAAMSEVKNVLHDGGYKIVLHLNILKLIQSQQKQLKIPNFNRHKFTDVQALVFCNPYDFSKLLNADWPAAAGCPLTLDVFSKGQNSYIVYGLRADFANTPASKKITQSFDSAVIKVLQGIPMSRQITKIPDFSGK
- the soxY gene encoding thiosulfate oxidation carrier protein SoxY: MEQMKRRKFLGMSAVGMAAVAGSGVLMPAIANAANVAGWPAAEFDAKKLDEAMKDSIDTTSVKTSAKVRLTAPTIAENGAAVPVTVDVDHPMTADDYIESVYLYVDHNPTPLASAFHFTPDSGHAYFQERIKMAKTDMVRAVARTNKGVMMSSKPQEIKVTIGGCGG
- the soxZ gene encoding thiosulfate oxidation carrier complex protein SoxZ, whose product is MAAIGNPMIRMASHAKKGQIVEVRSLIMNPMTTGLSKNKAGKLIPAHFIQTVTVTFNNKPLCNVDWSTAISANPYLAFKMRAVESGTLEMTWKDNTNGIWSSKASITVA
- the soxB gene encoding thiosulfohydrolase SoxB, with amino-acid sequence MNLSRRDFMAMMGIAGATGFLSPSAIASSWGSGKDPYEIPEYGNVTLLHITDTHAQLLPVWWREPGTNIGTREQKEWGVTPHMVGDKKLEYYGIKAGTPEGYALSCMDFDTLAHKYGKIGGYAHIATLVKRYREQVGKKAILLDGGDAWQGSATSLWTKAEDMVGAQNLLKEDYFVGHWEFTYGADRVEYLLKHKLKAKFLSQNVFTIPWDEPVFDPYDIREVSGRKVAIIGQSFPFTPIANPAYFVPKWSFGIHPGHMQKMVDECRQKHKADIVVVLSHNGADVDKKMASQVNGIDIILGGHTHEIMGPRPVKINNTLIINTSTNGKFLARFDLDVGKGKLNGWRFNYLPIISNMIPEDQEMADYITKVRAPYAKKLAEPLAVTESLLYRRDNFNGTFDQILCDALREEMDCEAAFSPGFRWGYCKLPGETITMEDVMGQTAITYPQVTVTEYTGAELKNVMEQVADNLFNPNPYYIQGGDMIRVGNIQYTMNPGETIDKRITDLRVGGKMVQANKRYKVAGWGAMQKVEGTPVWEIFAKWLRSKKTVSANPRDLPVLTKNMAGNPGIAFPKEYDL
- a CDS encoding cytochrome c biogenesis protein ResB — translated: MRLAVHLLLFVAIASIIGTILPQQEVYTDYLHQFGTFWFNVFGNLDLYDVYRCGWYMGIVAFLIVSTTVCVFRNAPSMLREMRHVKSNPSESFLQSRPEQFESFSSKSDIESTQSATATLDDFGYQARVLKTSTGDSVIFAQKGRFYRTGYLLTHVGIILFCAGALYNANLPLKWSEWTGTVHPEKNFDLPLSKIPQSSWLSSTSSAFRGIITIPVGQTVNAMFELVGDGFLVQHLPFMLRLDAFKVTHYSNGLAKDFVSTISLYHHDGKKFKTGIVRVNHPMSVDGVQIYQSSYSDSASKLNLHNYLLSAPALPPAAISTSVGEHLKTFGSQYAISITDFKTQNVIPRKAVGLSPGPDHGMINMGPTVSYLVNNDRDHTRIILKSYMKAFSRHGEAYRLIGFRENGSSAYHYLTIPQGPKDGIHLFMRYLGDLEQAARNGENASKTVFISNLKKAEAQTQVYLTPHERDDFLQSSLKAMQELRAYPLPFLTVFHDYDLHWSAGLEITRYPGMKVIYVACFALVFGIFILFYVPRRRIWIQMSEDDDKGRRFKLFGDSSRNEEDFHRDMEELNDKLQERL
- the soxX gene encoding sulfur oxidation c-type cytochrome SoxX; this translates as MKTSKLVVIAAITCAAGFIGFETTAVAAPMTNAQNIAAGKSIAFNRTQGNCLACHVLPGGKMAGDVGPDLAVLPLKAIFKTKEKLVDFLYDPEKVIPHINMPQFGKNKVLTHHQMELVADYLWSLKG
- the soxA gene encoding sulfur oxidation c-type cytochrome SoxA — translated: MKKLLIVAAAISLVGISGSAEAIDWWNLGNTKVGPEQTLKDFHQYFKEQFPKMSLQKYALGSYAFSPEMYQQYQQAIQFNPGDLTLSQGKAAWQKKFPDGKTYASCFKDGGKGVAASYPYFNNKTGQVVTTQMRLNSCRVENHLQPLKYGSGSMIALDTYFTSLSNGMPVDIKVQGQGAVKAFEEGKANYFMKRGQLNFSCATCHVAYAGKYLRAQIISPLLGQSAHYPTYRAAWGAVNTFEKRFQGCDKKVGAMPQKLESVNYRNLEYFMSYISNGIKINVPGYRP
- the ccsB gene encoding c-type cytochrome biogenesis protein CcsB, producing the protein MSTESSEIRHLLTFGGMRAEGRLAAQLWAAFLTIGAFLVWYLFRADFWMWQFIVLGLWYVGLMWFGIRWPAFRILFLTVIGIAAIGVALYQSGYTAANNVLLYYVLQSNAMFYWMSGAILISAIGYYRYLFSGNQSAGDWGHRFAWITVALGFAGLAIRWQQTYIGHPSWGHIPVTNMYDAMVLLCTTTVLFYLYYEGQGKNRGLGAFAMPMILVADIFLVWVGVAYHQNQIQPVIPALQSFWIKLHVPCEFVAYANFYLAAMVGVAYLLRERAERTGSALVRRLPDLNKLERIMGSMVMFGFLFFTAGTILGAVWAAKAWGGFWSWDPKETWALIVWLNYAAYLHMRSNKSFGQHNKGRKLAWWAAISLVTVTFCFIGVDLFLGGLHSYAKL